The Anastrepha ludens isolate Willacy chromosome 2, idAnaLude1.1, whole genome shotgun sequence genome contains a region encoding:
- the LOC128855477 gene encoding glutamate receptor ionotropic, kainate 2: protein MWLMQKFAFIVLFGFVGATELKIVFWIDPLQAGIDVDVASTVNEIQALNLDTQIQYSVVVIEEEETNKAQNMDKFCERLAMDGVSVVIDFTYHIWRDGLDLLRTYQIPFLRVERMLTPYLKMFSQFIMQKSGHECIMIFENSRDTEEAIIQIIEGYHFRTLVLNAFDERDFVQRVRQLRPTPSCYALFAGGTAMNTIFEKISKGKLFERPREWHFVYLDTRDRVFKFKKSVEYATKFTINPKTLCRALRMKDSYCLSGFTFQRAMILEILRGLIEIKQTNMYWLQSFAMECNGTSPNLETPTGFDILEQFPTSDFLHFTTDVSFPKDEFDHVPRLTYSPTININFYSSEHEAVTDLAIWENDELRKINQTISPPMRFFRIGTVESIPWNYLKRDPHTDELVLDAYGNTIWEGFCIDFIKTLSERLNFGYVLVPPTTGEFGRYDATNDRWDGIVGDLVTGETDFAVTALKMYSEREGVIDYIAPYFEQTGISIVMRKPVRQTSLFKFMTVLRVEVWFSIIAALVGSAIMIWLLDKYSPYSYRNNRAAYPYPCREFTLRESFWFALTSFTPQGGGEAPKAISGRIMVAAYWLFVVLMLATFTANLAAFLTVERMQAPVQSLEQLARQSRINYTVVEGSSTHQYFINMKFAEDTLYRMWKELTLNVSEDYQKYRIWDYPIKEQYGTILLAINGSEPVKDAKEGFRKVNEHENADFAFIHDSSEIKYELTRNCNLTEVGEVFAEQPYAIAIQQGSHFADELSYALLELQKDRFFEELKAKYWNTSRIKACSVNEEQEGISLESLGGVFIATLFGLGLAMVTLVLEIFYYRRKYSAMRRFNEITKVKPASTSSLKQLVQKKKPKKRIAIWHTAKRDNSAEHTTPPPAFDAIKFRGKKVPHSITLGGEEFKPRKGGLRRLSDSLDSVNYATKEGIPANRDDELPPYTE from the exons ATGTGGCTCATGCAAAAGTTTGCTTTTATTGTACTTTTCGGCTTTGTTGGAGCAACTGAATTGAAAATTG tGTTTTGGATAGATCCTTTGCAAGCAGGTATTGACGTAGATGTTGCCAGTACAGTGAACGAAATTCAGGCGTTGAATTTAGACACCCAGATACAGTACTCTGTTGTCGTcatagaagaagaagagacaaaTAAAGCGCAGAATATGGATAAAT TTTGTGAACGCCTCGCCATGGACGGTGTTTCTGTGGTCATCGATTTTACCTATCACATCTGGCGAGATGGACTCGATCTACTGCGAACATATCAAATTCCTTTCTTGCGAGTGGAACGCATGTTGACgccatatttaaaaatgttttcgcaATTTATAATGCAAAAATCCGGGCACGAATGTATCATGATCTTCGAGAACTCCCGA gaCACCGAGGAAGCGATAATTCAAATCATCGAAGGTTATCACTTCCGCACCTTGGTGCTGAACGCATTCGATGAGCGCGATTTTGTGCAACGTGTGCGACAATTGCGGCCAACGCCCTCGTGTTACGCACTCTTTGCCGGCGGCACGGCAATGAATACGATTTTTGAAAAG atCTCCAAAGGCAAACTTTTCGAACGACCGCGCGAATGGCATTTCGTTTACTTGGACACACGCGATCGCGTCTTTAAGTTCAAGAAATCGGTGGAGTATGCAACTAAATTTACAATCAATCCGAAGACACTATGTCGGGCGCTAAGAATGAAGGATAGTTATTGCCTCAGCGGATTTACG TTCCAGCGCGCAatgattttggaaattttacgCGGTTTAATCGaaattaagcaaacaaatatgtatTGGTTGCAGTCGTTCGCAATGGAATGCAATGGCACAAGCCCCAACCTAGAAACACCAACGGGATTTGATATTTTGGAACAATTCCCTACGAgtgattttctgcattttactACCGATGTCAGCTTTCCAAAGGACGAGTTTGATCATGTGCCACGTCTCACATACTCACCAACGATCAACATCAATTTTTACTCGAGCGAACACGAAGCAGTGACCGATTTGGCGATTTGGGAAAATGATGAATTGCGTAAGATCAATCAGACAATCAGTCCACCGATGCGGTTTTTTCGTATAGGCACGGTTGAG TCCATACCATGGAACTATTTGAAGCGCGATCCGCATACCGATGAACTGGTACTGGACGCTTATGGCAACACAATCTGGGAGGGCTTCTGCATTGACTTTATTAAGACGCTGTCGGAACGTTTAAATTTCGGTTACGTTCTCGTACCACCCACCACAGGCGAATTTGGGCGATATGATGCTACAAACGATCGTTGGGATGGCATTGTCGGCGACTTAGTTACTGGTGAAACGGACTTTGCGGTCACCGCTTTGAAAATGTATTCCGAACGCGAGGGGGTCATAGACTATATAGCGCCATATTTTGAGCAAACGGGCATATCGATTGTCATGCGAAAACCGGTGCGGCAAACGTCACTCTTCAAATTCATGACCGTCTTACGGGTGGAGGTGTGGTTTAGCATAATTGCCGCACTGGTTGGTAGTGCCATTATGATTTGGCTGCTCGATAAGTATTCGCCGTATAGCTACCGCAATAATCGTGCGGCCTACCCATATCCTTGCAG AGAATTCACATTACGCGAGAGTTTCTGGTTTGCACTTACCTCTTTCACGCCTCAAGGCGGTGGTGAGGCGCCTAAAGCAATTTCTGGACGCATAATGGTCGCCGCTTATTGGCTGTTTGTGGTGCTGATGCTGGCCACTTTCACAGCAAACTTAGCTGCCTTCCTAACGGTGGAACGTATGCAGGCGCCAGTGCAATCGTTAGAGCAGCTGGCGCGTCAATCTAGGATCAACTATACCGTCGTAGAAGGCTCTAGTACGcatcaatattttattaatatgaaATTTGCCGAGGATACGCTGTATCGCATGTGGAAGGAGTTGACACTGAATGTGTCGGAAGATTATCAGAAATACAG AATTTGGGATTATCCCATCAAGGAGCAATACGGTACCATATTGCTTGCCATAAATGGTTCCGAGCCGGTCAAAGATGCAAAGGAAGGGTTTCGCAAGGTCAACGAACATGAGAACGCCGATTTCGCATTTATACATGATTCCTCCGAAATCAAATATGAATTGACACGCAACTGTAATCTGACCGAAGTTGGAGAAGTATTCGCTGAACAACCCTATGCCATTGCCATTCAACAAGGTTCTCATTTTGCG GATGAGCTAAGCTATGCGCTACTGGAACTGCAGAAAGATCGCTTTTTCGAAGAACTTAAAGCCAAATATTGGAATACGTCACGCATTAAAGCTTGCTCGGTGAACGAAGAGCAAGAAGGCATTTCACTCGAAAGTTTAGGTGGCGTCTTCATTGCCACACTCTTCGGCTTAGGCTTGGCTATGGTCACTTTAGTGTTGGAGATATTTTATTATCGACGGAAGTACAGTGCAATGCGACGTTTCAACGAAATCACTAAAGTGAAGCCAGCCTCAACATCGTCACTCAAGCAATTGGTACAGAAGAAGAAGCCAAAGAAACGTATCGCTATTTGGCATACAGCAAAACGTGATAACTCCGCTGAGCATACCACGCCTCCACCCGCTTTTGATGCTATAAAATTTCGCGGCAAAAAGGTGCCACACAGCATCACCCTAGGTGGCGAAGAGTTCAAGCCAAGGAAAGGAGGCTTGCGCCGACTAAGCGACAGTTTGGACAGTGTAAATTACGCAACAAAGGAAGGAATACCAGCGAATAGGGATGATGAATTGCCGCCGTACACGGAATGA